Within the Dunckerocampus dactyliophorus isolate RoL2022-P2 chromosome 10, RoL_Ddac_1.1, whole genome shotgun sequence genome, the region aacaggtggggtacaccctggactggtggccagccaatggcagggcacatatagacaaacaaccattcacactcacattcatacctatggacaatttagagtctccaattaacctaacatgcatgtttttggaatgtgggaggaaaccggagtacccggagaaaacccacaaactccacacagacatgcccaagcgaagattcaaacccaggtcttcccgatctgctgacatgctaaccaccaggccatctacatttttcttaacttaagaagccaaaaacttaccacttccacacgggatgggaggataacttttcttcatgtgggacatgccatggctgacttcatgcagtgttaagctaATGTCATCAATgctgtcattactgccgcctagtggccagaatactacatatcacttgtatttcaatatgtttggactaataatagaccacagtctaccaccaaacagccatcatttattcattcattacgttgcgagccaataaaaaaatgagatgTGGTCCGAAAATTGcctccaggccgcactttggacctgCCTGGTCTCGGCATCAATGCATGCAAACCAACGGGTGGCGCCAAACTACTTCTccccagagcttttcttcccgtcactcacacacaccagtgtgtTACGGCGCTGACTGAAAGATGGAACGACTGCCGAGCGGCTAAGAAATGCTAAAACTAATACCAGTTGTGATTGAAAACACAATCACTTGTCGTTTTATGTCTTGAAGGTATTTTTGTCCAAACACAAGCCTACAAGAAagcgtcttatattcagggtcaatgcggtattttgtttattatgttttcGTATAACGGGAAGGAGAAGTTCAGTAACACACTCAAATAATACAACGGAATAAAACCAAAATCAAGTCAAACTAAACTCGCTCTTTAAGACGCCTGACAGACGGGAGCAATGCTGTCACCTAGTGGTGTTTTATGGGTATTGCGGCAATTAGTGCAAATGTAGTGTGTGCTAAGTGCACTGAGTTCATGTTAATGTTATTTGATGTTTAATGAAGCGTATTTCTCATATTGTACTGACGTTGAAGGTTCTATTCTATTTCTGCGGAGTGATGGAAGAAAAAGTTCTTTACCTCCCTCATCTCCTGCTGAACATCCCTCAGTGCGGCCAGAACCTGCTCCAGGTTCTCCACCACCCTCTTGAGCTGCCTCCGTACCACCTTCCTACTGCAGCCCGCCCCCTTGGCGTGGGACTCCTCCTCAGTCTTTGCTCTGTGCCGGAGCCACCTGGTCTGGTTCTGGCCCACGGCCGGGACACGTTTGGAGCCGTGTTTCCCCGGTCCTCGCAGAGTCGTAGTGAAGCCCAAACCTCTGTGAGGAATCTCGGTGGGGAAGATGACTCCGTTGATTCCTTCCACAGGTGGTGCTTCTCTGAGCACAGTGAGGTCTCTTTGGCTCTGGCAGTTCCTGCTGATGTAGCTGAAGCTGGATCTGAAGCCGCCGTGGCCCTCTTTTGGTCCCTGCGGGTTAGAAGTGAGCCAGACGGATGACCGCAGGTCTCGCTGATGAACCGTGTAGTCCCAAACGTCCTCCCTTCTGTCCTCCACGCAGACCCCGAGGGGCACCGTACAGTTTGGAGCCTCAGGCGTAGGCGCCGGTCCATGGTTCTTAACCGAGGATCCAGACCCATCTCGCTGAGGAGTAACGGGATTAGGTTCCGCTTCCGCTTTGGACTTGGCCGGACTGCCGTCCTTCGGCTTCCCCAGAATGTGATGCCCCCTCAGCACCACCGGCAGCATCCtggccacccccaccccattgCACCGCAGCTCGCTCTTCTTTGCCTTGTTTTTCCCCGGGATGGAGAAGATCCCGATGCCTCTGGTCCTCTCCAAGTTGTCGTGGAGCTCGGGATTGGATTTGTACGGTCCGCTGAGCCCCAGGTCAGCGGCGGCGTGCTGGGACTTGAGGCTGTTGCGCAGCCACGGGATGAAGTGGGGGGCGTGAGGCTTGAAGGCTCTCTGCTCGGCCGCCGGAGCTCTGCTGTCAGAGAACATGCTGACGGATGGTGTCCACCACAAGGTTCTGTTTCCATAAATCTCCTCCCACTTTTGCCATCAACTAACTCCTCAGTCTGTCTCCCCCCCTCCACAACTTTTGCCTCCAAGCCAAAGCCTTTGCTTCCTCCTCTGCCTCTGGAGCTCCTCTTCTCTCTCGCAGCCCTCCAGCGCCTCAGTGGCTCACAGCAGAGAGATGCTTCTGGTCTCTAcgtccctctctctctctcgctcgccctctctctccccccccccttcGCTCTGCACTGCACTGCCTCCAATTCCCACTCTTTCTTCCTCCCACTCCCTCTCACAGCTCTAACTCCTCATCTCTCCGCTGTCAGTCCTTTATCGTCTGCTGTCATTGGAACCGTCCTGCTCTCTTTTTCCTCGCCTCTGCAGCTCAACTCCAATCAGGACGCCAGTCTCATTAATCCCTGGTTAGCCGCTACGTATGCGCGCCCACGTGATTCCCCCCGCATCCCGGCTGCGTCCTCATCTGATTACTCCTTACCCGGCTCAGCCCCTTCACCATTAAATGCTGCTTTGGcgaccgggggggggggttaaaggAGCAGGAGGTGGAAAAAGGGCAAATAATTGCAACCTCCAGGCTGAATCATCAGCAATTTGAGTGAATTAGAAGCTGCGGCTGCGATGCACAGTCTCACCTTACATGCCCAACTCATTGCTTTCTGATTGGTTATCTTTATGCATTCGTTTATCTTTAATGCCtggatttatttatgtttatttattattcaccaGGCGTGTCACGAGATTTTCacgttacttttaagaaaagtacaatgaaaaatataaaaaaatgacaatatattgctatCTGCTAACATCATTTCTACCACGTTACACTcccctgcactctgtgtgtatgctagcgccccgcctccacccaccgaggcaAAGAGActctatgactgacaaaagggctcactccgctAAAACcgttgttctacggaacaaacGCGCCTTGGCagtggcaatatattgaggcgggcaaaatgatccagttcattgtCATTTCTTGTGTGATCGATTCATTactttattatcgtcccaggtccagtgcccacaagacattctTTTAATCTCCTGAGATCTTGTGAGACTCCTCCTGTTTACCCATTTTATTTCGAATTTTTTTCAACACTTCTTTTGTCTCTCCCTTTTTTTCATCTCCGTGTGGGCCGGtggtgcggcccgggggccactcgTGGCCTGCAGCTCGTTTCTTCTTGGCCTTTGTCTTGGCTTTCTACTGACACAAtgaaacaagaaaacttaaaccgaaaaacaaaacaaaaactacagcaaaaagggagaaaaggtTGAGATGTTGACACACGAcccacgagacgagatgatgcgCGAGATTTAACGTCAATGttgagaaaagtacaatgaaaaaatatgacctgACGGACAAacgtcaaaaaacaatgcaggtgcgttttgaaatgtttgttgcCCCTCAAATTGATGCTAACCGATATGATTGAGGCCAAATAAACAACTGTAGTGATAATATATCATaacaatgcaatatttcctttaaaatgtcaactttcATTCTGTAAAGTTGTCGAAATTGGCGTTTGTGACCTGTATTTCCTCGCAGGCCATCCGtactgtcaaacgtttgcagcatttcttggaatgctggcttttcaactgtactAAAGAGCAGCGTTTCTTTTGCCATGACTTTCTGTGAGCGCGCAGTTTTGCACAGTTTTGCGCGGTTCCATTTGTATTTACTGTGCTTTGCCGGCCAAATGAGTGTTGgctgtcgggacaaaggctctgcatTTCCATGTGTACAAGTTGGGAAAAGCGGGTGGtttggatatgtttgaggtgggcaggTTCACTTtcttgccttttatgttgctaccactgtCGAATAAATTCCACATACCGGCTCGTTCGTGACGATGCGCTCACCTTGCTCGTTATTAAAATTCCcacacgggggctgtggcattttgcCTTGCACgcgtctttttccctcctagCTTCTgctaccttgcattgctcctcatgaagCTCCACTCTTGCTGTGCGTGTATGCTAGCGGTCTCGCCtctccccacagagacaaagactCTGTTCAGCATCTCAGTGCTGaaccgatgcacagagtgagccGGGAGCcgggaggcgggagacgaggaaaaacatggcgatatatggaggcgggcaaaatgatccagttcattttcattgatcGTCTCGCCACGTGACACTCTGAAATACTACTACGAATAATACGTATaaaacaaagctgagatgcagtagaACCTGGTTTATGTCGACAAACCATCTACGTCCACCAACCTATGAAATCCTGGCCCATTGTGTTCTCCCGTGCCCGCTTCAGTCGACATCAACATAAAATGTTGTCGGTGTATGTTGGCACGCGTCCTGGTAGCGTTGGCGTCATGGTTGCCTCCAAGCCACATGACTGCTGTCTACTCACACGGCATGAAAGCATGCACACAGCCACTTCCTGTTCAGCGCAAAGTAAGCATGGATTGAAAATGCACCCTTTTGTtgacatttaaacacaggaagtgcgAGCAATGGCGCTAATCAAGCTGCGCTTCTTCCCATTCCTTTTGGGCGGCCTTGAATTGTGCGCGTAAACCTGATGTTTTCCCACATTTGTTCCGATTAGAAGCTATTTTGGGCTTTGCTGGCACCGTCCTTGGCAGCGCGGATGAGGTTCCTGGCGTCTGACAAGCCCAAAGATGCCTCCGAGGTACGCGGCTGCTTGCACGGGTCCCGCTCCCTCTTCTCTCCCTGACAGTTTCCGCTGTCACTCAGCAGCCAGCGAGTCAAAGCTCGTGTCATTCCGCGATTCGGCGCAGCCGTGCAGTCCTCTGCTCGCCTTCATCCTGTGACATGGACAGGTACGGGGGGGGCAGACAGACGCGCGGACGGGTGTAATCTGCAGGCTAAGAAGATTTCCGCCTGCATGTCGAGCGACCGCTGTCAGCCAGTAATGACCGCTAGTCCGGGTGGAGGGGGGCCAGCAAAAACAATAAAGAGTAAGAGAGCGGCTTCTCTTAATCCTTTGGAGCTTTGTGACTCCGCACGGCACGCTGGCCAAACCAAAGTCTGCACTCGAGCACGCTTGCACTCCTGAAGCGAATGCCGGCGCGCCGCCTCGTCACAATCTATGCCTCGTCCTCCGAGCTCGAGTTCAGGCCTCAATGTCGTGCCAAAGTCAAGCGGACGCAGCGCCCGATGACCAAGCGAAGCAAAAGGGACAGATCACAGTGCTTCCGAAAAGGAGacggaagaagcaaagttccatccatccttcctcgTCTCCGTGTCCCcccccacttcctgtctgtaaACGTCACCGGTTTCTAACAGGGAGAGAAAAGCAGAGGGAACATCGACGCTTTAATACAGATGAGAGGTGACtaataaaagaaagaaatcatactagggccgcacggtggtgtagtggttagcatgttggccaacacagtaacagcctggagatgggaagacctgggttcgattctcccttgggcatttctgtgtggagtttgcatgttctccccgtgtgcgcgtgggttttctccggatactccggtttcctcccacattccaaaaacatgca harbors:
- the LOC129188664 gene encoding arginine-glutamic acid dipeptide repeats protein produces the protein MFSDSRAPAAEQRAFKPHAPHFIPWLRNSLKSQHAAADLGLSGPYKSNPELHDNLERTRGIGIFSIPGKNKAKKSELRCNGVGVARMLPVVLRGHHILGKPKDGSPAKSKAEAEPNPVTPQRDGSGSSVKNHGPAPTPEAPNCTVPLGVCVEDRREDVWDYTVHQRDLRSSVWLTSNPQGPKEGHGGFRSSFSYISRNCQSQRDLTVLREAPPVEGINGVIFPTEIPHRGLGFTTTLRGPGKHGSKRVPAVGQNQTRWLRHRAKTEEESHAKGAGCSRKVVRRQLKRVVENLEQVLAALRDVQQEMREVVQQIDYLTSCIDLDEEDPQQAGGGDSSSSSGSSSNEVTVISTHPRASQSEDHRGATLRRDPPNGSRSPPNEFCTRTLRFGLGSSPKRGGLLTLVNNPDSSSPQRSLPVRPPTPGLSPLTVNIHPPGSPSSRGGSSSVMVSPISPVSPKPHPTAVLCPSVVIDHPATVRFCASVTSRHPSASCPPTDSETPSHADGERRASSAGLPVAATAKAASGQGRRGRKPPPYPHHRLSQPPQAAKEPRKAPPYPEKRRLLSTTV